CTCGCTTTCTCCGTCATTGCGCACCCAATGGGGCATTCCCGCCGGGACGTGGAGGCCTTGGCGGCGACCGAGACGGTTCACCCCCTCCGGCCACTGTATGGTCATGGCACCATCGAGCACATAGAAGAATTGATGGGCATGACGGTGCATATGGGGCTCTTCGCAGGCGCCCGGCGGCATGGCTTCCTGGCGCACCTGCATGTGGGCGAGGTCCAGCAGCCGCCACCCCGCGCAGGCTTCGCCCCAGGCGTAGAAAATGTCTGGTCCCGCCTCGGTCACGCGCATGCGATCCGCCCGGCCCGCGGACCTTCATGAGGGGCGCGCCCGCAAGCCTCCCGCGCGCACATCCGCGCCCAGCAGGTGGAACGGGTGGGTTGACAGGACCATGCTGTGTCCATGTGGGAGCCTTTCATGTGCCGAGCACACTTTATCCCTCGCACGAAGCCAAGCCGCGCGGCGTGAGCTTTTCTCAGCCTCCGGCAAAGGCTTCTCACTCCGGTTCCCGCTTCCGGCCGACTAGCTTCCTTGAAAACGGCAGACACGGGAGAGCGCCATGAACGCAGCAGTGCGTCCTGAA
This genomic interval from Aquabacter sp. L1I39 contains the following:
- a CDS encoding cupin domain-containing protein; its protein translation is MRVTEAGPDIFYAWGEACAGWRLLDLAHMQVRQEAMPPGACEEPHMHRHAHQFFYVLDGAMTIQWPEGVNRLGRRQGLHVPAGMPHWVRNDGESELVFLLFSAPSTMRDREPVDPSLWSAAAL